A genomic window from Silene latifolia isolate original U9 population chromosome 11, ASM4854445v1, whole genome shotgun sequence includes:
- the LOC141614102 gene encoding uncharacterized protein LOC141614102: MDRSWMYGKRDFEYLERLHEFITQAVEHQRQQGDDAQLMCPCSACKNRKKVNSGSEMREHLILKGFKPNYTVWIWHGEKENDIPNCPNAVNVEKQVDNIMVDFEVIGEDCNNNEVNEHSEDKECDNVNQMMDDLEKDFVDCPEIFQMLVADSKKPLFPGCSKFTRLSAVLKLYTLKAGNGWSDKSFTALLRLLSDMLPKGNELPTNTYRCKKVLCPLATNYQKIHACPSDCILYRKDYNDLDECPRCKNSRYKLKEGRKKGGPTKTLWYLSIIPWFKRLFANPKDAEYMLWHDKGRKKDGKLRHVADAPQWRTIDRDFPEFGSEPRNLRLGLCTDGINPFGTLSTQHSTWPIMLIIYNLPPWLTTKSKYILLTMLISGPKQPGNDIDVYLELLIEDLKMLWNIGVEVFDAASGSKFQMRAMLYCTINDFPAFGNLSGYRLKTDKGCPVCGDDTESDGWSTLGNMCTCVIVEGLTWAMHIVRGRRHSMVKLNTGQPL; this comes from the coding sequence ATGGATCGAAGTTGGATGTATGGAAAGCGTGATTTTGAGTATCTTGAAAGGCTCCATGAATTTATTACTCAAGCAGTTGAACATCAAAGACAACAAGGGGATGATGCACAACTCATGTGCCCGTGTAGTGCATGTAAGAATCGAAAGAAGGTGAATTCTGGAAGTGAAATGCGAGAACATTTGATATTAAAGGGGTTTAAACCAAATTATACTGTGTGGATATGGCACGGAGAGAAAGAGAATGATATTCCTAATTGTCCTAACGCCGTAAATGTTGAGAAACAAGTTGATAATATTATGGTTGATTTTGAGGTAATTGGAGAGGATTGTAATAACAATGAGGTTAATGAGCATAGTGAAGATAAGGAGTGTGATAATGTCAATCAGATGATGGATGATCTTGAAAAAGATTTTGTTGATTGTCCGGAAATTTTTCAAATGCTGGTTGCTGATTCAAAAAAGCCGTTATTTCCGGGTTGCTCTAAATTTACCCGTCTATCAGCGGTGTTGAAGTTGTACACCTTAAAAGCTGGGAACGGGTGGAGCGATAAAAGTTTTACTGCTTTATTGAGACTCTTATCCGATATGTTGCCGAAAGGTAATGAGCTTCCTACTAACACTTATCGATGTAAGAAAGTGCTGTGTCCCCTCGCTACGAATTACCAAAAAATCCATGCATGCCCGAGTGACTGCATTTTGTACCGTAAAGACTACAACGACTTAGATGAGTGCCCACGATGCAAGAATTCAAGGTATAAGCTTAAAGAAGGTCGTAAAAAAGGGGGTCCGACAAAGACCTTATGGTATTTATCAATAATACCATGGTTTAAGCGTTTGTTTGCAAATCCGAAAGATGCAGAGTATATGTTATGGCATGACAAAGGGAGGAAGAAAGATGGCAAGTTACGACATGTCGCCGATGCTCCTCAGTGGAGGACAATCGATAGAGATTTCCCGGAATTTGGTAGTGAACCTAGAAATTTAAGATTAGGGCTTTGCACTGACGGAATTAATCCTTTCGGAACTCTAAGtacccaacatagtacttggccaatAATGTTGATAATTTACAATCTCCCTCCTTGGCTTACTACAAAGAGCAAATACATTTTATTGACCATGTTAATATCAGGTCCTAAACAACCGGGTAATGATATTGACGTGTATCTAGAGCTACTGATAGAGGATTTGAAAATGTTGTGGAATATTGGAGTGGAGGTGTTTGATGCAGCCAGCGGTTCAAAATTTCAAATGCGTGCTATGTTGTACTGCACTATCAATGACTTCCCTGCGTTTGGTAACCTCTCGGGTTATAGGCTGAAGACCGATAAGGGGTGTCCTGTATGTGGTGATGACACCGAGTCTGATGGTTGGAGCACTCTGGGAAACATGTGTACATGTGTCATCGTCGAGGGCTTGACCTGGGCCATGCATATCGTAAGAGGAAGAAGGCATTCTATGGTAAAACTGAACACCGGTCAGCCCCTTTAG